From Electrophorus electricus isolate fEleEle1 chromosome 8, fEleEle1.pri, whole genome shotgun sequence, the proteins below share one genomic window:
- the bub1 gene encoding mitotic checkpoint serine/threonine-protein kinase BUB1 isoform X2 gives MDINFYLQTFEASVKDYAGDDPLDPWDQFVRFLECRLPSEEKRGISVVLDRLVQRFLQDKRYHNDLRYVNHCIKCASFHPDAAHVYSSVHAEGVGARCAALYVSWAQHLEQKGQLSQALQVYERAVEYQAEPLDIVQHHCGLFQSRTAKSQTMASDHVRSPLQNSLLVNQNPPQRDLVLPQCKEPENVPADGTVRIISRSENNPKASTSEVECVSMYCVKELQGEGFELSFEELRARRYHGRRRHEEEHRHQEESLRRYEEEKEEIRRMKKQLEELNNKLSESDQLFVSVSCNVQEPVKPRNTGSPSERPGPCPAPVSGPAPASGPGSVSLSQRPASPAPVGGSEQSQAPAGERPLLSVRRSMSNPLREVGCLLADTRTALHTHPAAAATPSNWRAACLSVSTHVLPQSVPLARAPTAASVQQGDTPAQDTSAEADSITDMSHGALNHSHITPNTSLGLMAATPSRVVPSPTVNTREALDVIMDMFQAPTLLQDTFFNTTSQAHDHSLEKSYRAPGSAPPVKPPSSAPFRIYQDDGEESRGAEVVKAKAMAARPLMEVPMSKALSTDVESLGEDSAVWGPHYGSSITRDITLDTHLVSTPLQYTSLENGPRGFSGVEENPYMRQPTKLSPILEQSPSEEKLSEGAESTMRGQGTIVGEGVCLLQHGHALSLSQHNQTGCNTSRQPLAALSFPEPMVVPAPGEADRGTGAKPSWSVYQSPERSSHAGRAGEISAQAPQPSVRELQLELPGSTLCLGQEDVDVPLPETSFHRHRPQKQVSCVDVPMSLDPAPGFGWLPVESPARMTELDLCVLGRSTQTPRAAPGPLLVSSKPSGAVYQSPGRLLNPHHVPLSSCDPLEESDDHSLPDPRNLLSKRSFNRQMSEKRVLEVVGGTQKSLLASPKPALTLVQDVPMSPGPALGLSWLHTDSPPRTDEPDLDVLMTPRRSPVAMDVSTPPAPQQRCDVDVPLSPTRQSASTAAPTRLVPDPWDEDLIASLLSGLLTPLSSSPSLSVCSLDVPTITPMMTVNMAEDCVRVDSVLGQGAFATVYQATNLTTCQKLTLKVQKPANPWEFYINGQLNSRVKPRARHLFTQLHCAHLFTNGSVLVGELHGCGTLLNVVNLYKCRSEKVLPQPLVLYFTVCILHMVEELHQARLIHADIKPDNFLLGDRFLESESFDAENMDHGLVLIDFGQSIDMSLFPEGTAFTARCMTSGFQCTEMLSARPWNYQTDYFGIAGTVHCMMFGSYMQVRNIDGVWKSNGVFKRNPHSELWQDFFHMLLNVPDCRTLPCLRSLRVRLNATLQENYSRKLSSLKNRLVVQILEARGSRR, from the exons ATGGATATTAACTTTTATCTGCA gaCCTTCGAAGCGAGTGTGAAGGACTACGCTGGGGATGACCCCCTCGACCCGTGGGATCA GTTTGTGCGGTTCCTGGAGTGCAGACTGCCATCAGAAGAGAAGAGGGGTATTTCTGTTGTGTTGGACCGCCTGGTACAGAGGTTTCTGCAGGATAAACGCTACCACAACGACCTCAGATACGTGAACCACTGCATTAAATGC GCCAGTTTCCACCCGGACGCGGCCCATGTGTACAGCTCGGTGCATGCGGAGGGCGTGGGCGCCCGCTGTGCTGCGCTCTACGTGTCCTGGGCTCAGCACTTGGAGCAGAAGGGGCAGTTGTCTCAGGCCCTGCAGGTGTACGAGAGGGCCGTGGAGTACCAGGCAGAGCCCCTGGACATCGTGCAGCACCACTGCGG ACTGTTCCAGAGCAGAACCGCAAAAAGTCAGACGATGGCGTCTG ACCACGTGCGGAGTCCTCTTCAGAATTCCCTGCTGGTCAACCAGAACCCCCCGCAGAGGGACCTGGTCCTGCCTCAGTGTAAG GAGCCTGAAAACGTTCCGGCCGACGGAACCGTTCGCAT AATCTCTCGCTCGGAGAACAACCCGAAAGCCAGCACCAGcgaggtggagtgtgtgtccatgtacTGTGTGAAGGAGCTACAGGGTGAAGGATTTGAACTGAGCTTTGAGGAGTTGAGAGCACGCCGCTACCACGGCCGGCGCAGACATGAGGAGGAGCACCGACATCAGG AGGAATCATTGAGGAGGtatgaagaggagaaagaggagataAGGAGAATGAAGAAACAGCTAGAAGAGCTTAACAACAAACTGAGTGAATCAGACCAG ctgtttgtttcagtttcatGCAATGTTCAGGAACCAGTGAAACCTAGAAATACAGGGAGTCCTTCAGAAAGACCTGGGCCATGCCCCGCCCCTGTGTCTGGCCCCGCCCCCGCGTCTGGTCctggctctgtctctctctcccagaggCCTGCATCTCCAGCCCCAGTGGGCGGCTCTGAGCAAAGTCAGGCCCCAGCAGGAGAGCGCCCCCTTCTCTCTGTGAGGAGAAGCATGTCTAACCCGCTGAGGGAGGTGGGGTGTCTTctggcagacacacgcacggcgttacacacacaccccgcagcTGCCGCGACGCCCTCCAATTGGCGAGCGGCGTGTCTGAGTGTCAGCACACACGTGCTGCCCCAGTCTGTCCCTCTCGCCCGCGCCCCGACAGCAGCGAGTGTCCAGCAGGGGgacacaccagcaca AGACACGTCAGCAGAGGCAGACTCAATCACAGACA tgtctcaCGGAGCCCTGAACCACTCTCATATCACTCCTAACACATCTCTGGGTCTGATGGCAGCCACACCTTCCCGTGTGGTCCCCTCCCCCACCGTCAACACGCGTGAGGCTTTGG ACGTGATCATGGACATGTTCCAGGCCCCTACTCTACTCCAGGACACATTCTTCAACACCACGAGCCAGGCACATGACCACAGCCTTGAGAAGAGCTACAGAGCCCCTG gttcagCACCACCCGTCAAACCTCCTTCGTCGGCTCCTTTCAGGatctaccaggatgatggcGAGGAGAGCAGAGG GGCGGAGGTGGTGAAGGCCAAGGCAATGGCAGCACGCCCTTTGATGGAGGTCCCTATGTCCAAG GCCCTGAGCACTGATGTCGAGTCCCTGGGTGAGGATAGTGCCGTGTGGGGTCCACACTATGGCTCCAGCATCACTCGAGACATCACCCTAGACACACACCTGGTGTCCACTCCACTCCAGTACACCAGCCTGG AAAATGGTCCCAGAGGGTTCAGTGGTGTGGAGGAAAACCCATACATGCGTCAGCCCACCAAGCTCAG CCCTATCCTGGAGCAGAGTCCGTCTGAGGAGAAGCTGTCTGAGGGTGCTGAGAGCACTATGAGGGGGCAGGGCACAATCgtaggggagggggtgtgtctTCTACAGCATGGCCACGCCCTCTCCCTCAGCCAACACAACCAGACCGGCTGCAACACCAGCAGACAGCCACTGGCAGCTCTGTCCTTTCCAGAGCCCATGGTTGTGCCCGCCCCCGGTGAAGCTGACAGAGGCACCGGTGCCAAGCCCAGCTGGAGCGTCTATCAGAGCCCAGAGAGATCCAGCCACGCGGGCAGAGCGGGAGAGATCAGCGCACAGGCTCCACAGCCGTCTGTCAGAGAGCTCCAGCTGGAGCTTCCCGGCTCGACGCTGTGCTTGGGCCAGGAGGACGTCGATGTCCCTCTACCTGAGACGTCCTTCCACAGGCACAGACCACAGAAGCAGGTGTCCTGCGTGGATGTTCCCATGAGCCTGGACCCAGCTCCAGGGTTTGGCTGGCTTCCGGTGGAGAGTCCAGCTCGTATGACAGAATTGGACCTGTGTGTCCTGGGCAGGTCCACTCAGACACCCAGAGCAGCTCCTGGACCACTGCTGGTGAGCTCTAAACCCAGTGGGGCCGTGTACCAGAGCCCAGGGCGTCTGCTTAACCCCCACCACGTCCCTCTCTCCAGCTGCGACCCACTGGAGGAATCGGATGACCACTCACTCCCAGATCCCAGAAACCTTCTCTCCAAGAGATCCTTCAACAGGCAGATGTCAGAGAAAAGAGTCTTGGAAGTTGTAGGCGGTACTCAGAAGTCTCTTTTGGCGAGTCCGAAGCCAGCATTGACTCTTGTCCAGGATGTTCCCATGAGCCCAGGACCAGCCCTGGGCCTCAGCTGGCTCCACACGGACAGCCCGCCCCGCACGGATGAACCCGACCTGGACGTGCTGATGACGCCACGGCGCTCGCCTGTGGCGATGGACGTTTCAACGCCTCCTGCCCCTCAGCAGCGATGTGACGTGGACGTCCCCCTGAGTCCCACGCGGCAGTCTGCGTCCACGGCAGCTCCCACAC ggctgGTGCCTGACCCATGGGACGAGGACCTGATTGCGTCTCTGCTGTCTGGTCTCCTGACTCCTCTGTCGTCTTCCCCCAGCCTGAGTGTCTGCTCCCTCGATGTCCCTACCATCACACCGATGATGACTGTGAACATGG CTGAGGATTGTGTGCGCGTGGACTCTGTGCTGGGTCAGGGAGCCTTTGCTACCGTCTACCAGGCCACAAACCTTACAACCTGTCAGAAACTCACCCTGAAG GTGCAGAAGCCGGCCAACCCGTGGGAGTTCTACATCAACGGGCAGCTGAACTCCCGCGTCAAGCCCCGAGCGCGGCACCTGTTCACCCAGCTCCACTGCGCACACCTGTTCACCAACGGCAGCGTGCTTGTCGGAGAGCTGCACGGCTGTGGCACACTGCTG AATGTGGTGAACCTGTACAAGTGTCGTAGCGAGAAGGTGCTGCCCCAGCCACTGGTGCTCTACTTCACTGTGTGTATCCTCCACATGGTGGAGGAGCTACACCAGGCGCGCCTCATCCACGCCGACATCAAACCCGACAACTTCCTGCTCGGAGACAG GTTTCTGGAGAGCGAGAGCTTCGATGCGGAGAACATGGACCACGGTCTGGTTCTGATCGATTTCGGCCAAAGCATCGACATGAGCCTGTTCCCCGAGGGCACAGCCTTCACCGCACGCTGCATGACATCCGGCTTTCAGTGCACCGAGATGCTGAGCGCACGGCCCTGGAACTACCAG ACGGACTACTTTGGCATTGCTGGCACTGTGCACTGTATGATGTTTGGGTCATACATGCAGGTGAGAAACATAGACGGAGTTTGGAAGTCTAATGGagtttttaaaag gAATCCTCACAGCGAGTTGTGGCAGGACTTTTTTCATATGCTGCTGAATGTCCCAGACTGTCGGACGCTGCCGTGTCTGCGCAGCCTGCGTGTGCGTTTGAACGCCACCCTGCAGGAGAATTACAGCAGAAAGCTGAGCAGCCTTAAAAACCGCCTGGTGGTGCAGATCCTAGAGGCACGGGGCTCACGGAGATAG
- the bub1 gene encoding mitotic checkpoint serine/threonine-protein kinase BUB1 isoform X1, which produces MDINFYLQTFEASVKDYAGDDPLDPWDQFVRFLECRLPSEEKRGISVVLDRLVQRFLQDKRYHNDLRYVNHCIKCASFHPDAAHVYSSVHAEGVGARCAALYVSWAQHLEQKGQLSQALQVYERAVEYQAEPLDIVQHHCGLFQSRTAKSQTMASDHVRSPLQNSLLVNQNPPQRDLVLPQCKEPENVPADGTVRIISRSENNPKASTSEVECVSMYCVKELQGEGFELSFEELRARRYHGRRRHEEEHRHQEESLRRYEEEKEEIRRMKKQLEELNNKLSESDQQLFVSVSCNVQEPVKPRNTGSPSERPGPCPAPVSGPAPASGPGSVSLSQRPASPAPVGGSEQSQAPAGERPLLSVRRSMSNPLREVGCLLADTRTALHTHPAAAATPSNWRAACLSVSTHVLPQSVPLARAPTAASVQQGDTPAQDTSAEADSITDMSHGALNHSHITPNTSLGLMAATPSRVVPSPTVNTREALDVIMDMFQAPTLLQDTFFNTTSQAHDHSLEKSYRAPGSAPPVKPPSSAPFRIYQDDGEESRGAEVVKAKAMAARPLMEVPMSKALSTDVESLGEDSAVWGPHYGSSITRDITLDTHLVSTPLQYTSLENGPRGFSGVEENPYMRQPTKLSPILEQSPSEEKLSEGAESTMRGQGTIVGEGVCLLQHGHALSLSQHNQTGCNTSRQPLAALSFPEPMVVPAPGEADRGTGAKPSWSVYQSPERSSHAGRAGEISAQAPQPSVRELQLELPGSTLCLGQEDVDVPLPETSFHRHRPQKQVSCVDVPMSLDPAPGFGWLPVESPARMTELDLCVLGRSTQTPRAAPGPLLVSSKPSGAVYQSPGRLLNPHHVPLSSCDPLEESDDHSLPDPRNLLSKRSFNRQMSEKRVLEVVGGTQKSLLASPKPALTLVQDVPMSPGPALGLSWLHTDSPPRTDEPDLDVLMTPRRSPVAMDVSTPPAPQQRCDVDVPLSPTRQSASTAAPTRLVPDPWDEDLIASLLSGLLTPLSSSPSLSVCSLDVPTITPMMTVNMAEDCVRVDSVLGQGAFATVYQATNLTTCQKLTLKVQKPANPWEFYINGQLNSRVKPRARHLFTQLHCAHLFTNGSVLVGELHGCGTLLNVVNLYKCRSEKVLPQPLVLYFTVCILHMVEELHQARLIHADIKPDNFLLGDRFLESESFDAENMDHGLVLIDFGQSIDMSLFPEGTAFTARCMTSGFQCTEMLSARPWNYQTDYFGIAGTVHCMMFGSYMQVRNIDGVWKSNGVFKRNPHSELWQDFFHMLLNVPDCRTLPCLRSLRVRLNATLQENYSRKLSSLKNRLVVQILEARGSRR; this is translated from the exons ATGGATATTAACTTTTATCTGCA gaCCTTCGAAGCGAGTGTGAAGGACTACGCTGGGGATGACCCCCTCGACCCGTGGGATCA GTTTGTGCGGTTCCTGGAGTGCAGACTGCCATCAGAAGAGAAGAGGGGTATTTCTGTTGTGTTGGACCGCCTGGTACAGAGGTTTCTGCAGGATAAACGCTACCACAACGACCTCAGATACGTGAACCACTGCATTAAATGC GCCAGTTTCCACCCGGACGCGGCCCATGTGTACAGCTCGGTGCATGCGGAGGGCGTGGGCGCCCGCTGTGCTGCGCTCTACGTGTCCTGGGCTCAGCACTTGGAGCAGAAGGGGCAGTTGTCTCAGGCCCTGCAGGTGTACGAGAGGGCCGTGGAGTACCAGGCAGAGCCCCTGGACATCGTGCAGCACCACTGCGG ACTGTTCCAGAGCAGAACCGCAAAAAGTCAGACGATGGCGTCTG ACCACGTGCGGAGTCCTCTTCAGAATTCCCTGCTGGTCAACCAGAACCCCCCGCAGAGGGACCTGGTCCTGCCTCAGTGTAAG GAGCCTGAAAACGTTCCGGCCGACGGAACCGTTCGCAT AATCTCTCGCTCGGAGAACAACCCGAAAGCCAGCACCAGcgaggtggagtgtgtgtccatgtacTGTGTGAAGGAGCTACAGGGTGAAGGATTTGAACTGAGCTTTGAGGAGTTGAGAGCACGCCGCTACCACGGCCGGCGCAGACATGAGGAGGAGCACCGACATCAGG AGGAATCATTGAGGAGGtatgaagaggagaaagaggagataAGGAGAATGAAGAAACAGCTAGAAGAGCTTAACAACAAACTGAGTGAATCAGACCAG cagctgtttgtttcagtttcatGCAATGTTCAGGAACCAGTGAAACCTAGAAATACAGGGAGTCCTTCAGAAAGACCTGGGCCATGCCCCGCCCCTGTGTCTGGCCCCGCCCCCGCGTCTGGTCctggctctgtctctctctcccagaggCCTGCATCTCCAGCCCCAGTGGGCGGCTCTGAGCAAAGTCAGGCCCCAGCAGGAGAGCGCCCCCTTCTCTCTGTGAGGAGAAGCATGTCTAACCCGCTGAGGGAGGTGGGGTGTCTTctggcagacacacgcacggcgttacacacacaccccgcagcTGCCGCGACGCCCTCCAATTGGCGAGCGGCGTGTCTGAGTGTCAGCACACACGTGCTGCCCCAGTCTGTCCCTCTCGCCCGCGCCCCGACAGCAGCGAGTGTCCAGCAGGGGgacacaccagcaca AGACACGTCAGCAGAGGCAGACTCAATCACAGACA tgtctcaCGGAGCCCTGAACCACTCTCATATCACTCCTAACACATCTCTGGGTCTGATGGCAGCCACACCTTCCCGTGTGGTCCCCTCCCCCACCGTCAACACGCGTGAGGCTTTGG ACGTGATCATGGACATGTTCCAGGCCCCTACTCTACTCCAGGACACATTCTTCAACACCACGAGCCAGGCACATGACCACAGCCTTGAGAAGAGCTACAGAGCCCCTG gttcagCACCACCCGTCAAACCTCCTTCGTCGGCTCCTTTCAGGatctaccaggatgatggcGAGGAGAGCAGAGG GGCGGAGGTGGTGAAGGCCAAGGCAATGGCAGCACGCCCTTTGATGGAGGTCCCTATGTCCAAG GCCCTGAGCACTGATGTCGAGTCCCTGGGTGAGGATAGTGCCGTGTGGGGTCCACACTATGGCTCCAGCATCACTCGAGACATCACCCTAGACACACACCTGGTGTCCACTCCACTCCAGTACACCAGCCTGG AAAATGGTCCCAGAGGGTTCAGTGGTGTGGAGGAAAACCCATACATGCGTCAGCCCACCAAGCTCAG CCCTATCCTGGAGCAGAGTCCGTCTGAGGAGAAGCTGTCTGAGGGTGCTGAGAGCACTATGAGGGGGCAGGGCACAATCgtaggggagggggtgtgtctTCTACAGCATGGCCACGCCCTCTCCCTCAGCCAACACAACCAGACCGGCTGCAACACCAGCAGACAGCCACTGGCAGCTCTGTCCTTTCCAGAGCCCATGGTTGTGCCCGCCCCCGGTGAAGCTGACAGAGGCACCGGTGCCAAGCCCAGCTGGAGCGTCTATCAGAGCCCAGAGAGATCCAGCCACGCGGGCAGAGCGGGAGAGATCAGCGCACAGGCTCCACAGCCGTCTGTCAGAGAGCTCCAGCTGGAGCTTCCCGGCTCGACGCTGTGCTTGGGCCAGGAGGACGTCGATGTCCCTCTACCTGAGACGTCCTTCCACAGGCACAGACCACAGAAGCAGGTGTCCTGCGTGGATGTTCCCATGAGCCTGGACCCAGCTCCAGGGTTTGGCTGGCTTCCGGTGGAGAGTCCAGCTCGTATGACAGAATTGGACCTGTGTGTCCTGGGCAGGTCCACTCAGACACCCAGAGCAGCTCCTGGACCACTGCTGGTGAGCTCTAAACCCAGTGGGGCCGTGTACCAGAGCCCAGGGCGTCTGCTTAACCCCCACCACGTCCCTCTCTCCAGCTGCGACCCACTGGAGGAATCGGATGACCACTCACTCCCAGATCCCAGAAACCTTCTCTCCAAGAGATCCTTCAACAGGCAGATGTCAGAGAAAAGAGTCTTGGAAGTTGTAGGCGGTACTCAGAAGTCTCTTTTGGCGAGTCCGAAGCCAGCATTGACTCTTGTCCAGGATGTTCCCATGAGCCCAGGACCAGCCCTGGGCCTCAGCTGGCTCCACACGGACAGCCCGCCCCGCACGGATGAACCCGACCTGGACGTGCTGATGACGCCACGGCGCTCGCCTGTGGCGATGGACGTTTCAACGCCTCCTGCCCCTCAGCAGCGATGTGACGTGGACGTCCCCCTGAGTCCCACGCGGCAGTCTGCGTCCACGGCAGCTCCCACAC ggctgGTGCCTGACCCATGGGACGAGGACCTGATTGCGTCTCTGCTGTCTGGTCTCCTGACTCCTCTGTCGTCTTCCCCCAGCCTGAGTGTCTGCTCCCTCGATGTCCCTACCATCACACCGATGATGACTGTGAACATGG CTGAGGATTGTGTGCGCGTGGACTCTGTGCTGGGTCAGGGAGCCTTTGCTACCGTCTACCAGGCCACAAACCTTACAACCTGTCAGAAACTCACCCTGAAG GTGCAGAAGCCGGCCAACCCGTGGGAGTTCTACATCAACGGGCAGCTGAACTCCCGCGTCAAGCCCCGAGCGCGGCACCTGTTCACCCAGCTCCACTGCGCACACCTGTTCACCAACGGCAGCGTGCTTGTCGGAGAGCTGCACGGCTGTGGCACACTGCTG AATGTGGTGAACCTGTACAAGTGTCGTAGCGAGAAGGTGCTGCCCCAGCCACTGGTGCTCTACTTCACTGTGTGTATCCTCCACATGGTGGAGGAGCTACACCAGGCGCGCCTCATCCACGCCGACATCAAACCCGACAACTTCCTGCTCGGAGACAG GTTTCTGGAGAGCGAGAGCTTCGATGCGGAGAACATGGACCACGGTCTGGTTCTGATCGATTTCGGCCAAAGCATCGACATGAGCCTGTTCCCCGAGGGCACAGCCTTCACCGCACGCTGCATGACATCCGGCTTTCAGTGCACCGAGATGCTGAGCGCACGGCCCTGGAACTACCAG ACGGACTACTTTGGCATTGCTGGCACTGTGCACTGTATGATGTTTGGGTCATACATGCAGGTGAGAAACATAGACGGAGTTTGGAAGTCTAATGGagtttttaaaag gAATCCTCACAGCGAGTTGTGGCAGGACTTTTTTCATATGCTGCTGAATGTCCCAGACTGTCGGACGCTGCCGTGTCTGCGCAGCCTGCGTGTGCGTTTGAACGCCACCCTGCAGGAGAATTACAGCAGAAAGCTGAGCAGCCTTAAAAACCGCCTGGTGGTGCAGATCCTAGAGGCACGGGGCTCACGGAGATAG